A single genomic interval of Dromiciops gliroides isolate mDroGli1 chromosome 1, mDroGli1.pri, whole genome shotgun sequence harbors:
- the LOC122746800 gene encoding sperm acrosome-associated protein 9, with translation MNEVKELLRNIEQTYKLFQQQQFTFIAALEHCRENAHDKIRPISSIGQVQNYMDHYCNNSTDNRILHMFLKLCTELSKLCQQFESLHPGTPATNNILEKCKILVSQSNDLSSLRARYPHDVVNHLSCDEARNHYGGVVSLIPITLDLMKEWIAHFEKLPRKAIQHGAT, from the coding sequence ATGAATGAGGTGAAAGAATTACTCAGGAACATCGAACAGACTTACAAACTTTTCCAACAACAGCAGTTCACTTTTATTGCCGCCTTGGAGCACTGCCGGGAGAATGCTCACGACAAGATTAGACCCATCTCGAGCATTGGTCAGGTGCAGAACTACATGGACCACTATTGCAACAACAGCACTGATAATCGGATCCTTCACATGTTCCTGAAACTCTGCACTGAGCTGAGCAAGCTCTGCCAACAATTCGAGTCCCTGCACCCTGGCACCCCAGCCACCAACAATATCTTGGAGAAATGCAAAATCCTTGTCAGCCAAAGCAACGACCTGAGCAGCCTGAGGGCAAGATACCCACATGATGTGGTCAACCACTTGAGCTGCGATGAGGCAAGGAATCACTATGGAGGAGTTGTGAGTCTTATACCTATAACACTGgacttaatgaaagaatggatTGCCCACTTTGAGAAATTACCGCGCAAAGCAATTCAGCACGGGGCGACTTAG